In Mytilus edulis chromosome 8, xbMytEdul2.2, whole genome shotgun sequence, the genomic window TTGGTACTTCATTTTCTGCTTTGAAtaaatctgatgagttaaaccttttcgacttatttttacattttgttaataTGTTGTATTAATGTTACTCCACTGTCCAAGATAAGGGGAGGGTTGGACACCTACTCGCATATTGTATCCCTGGCCCAAAACACactgtttgtgcctgtcccaagtcaggagcctgtaatcaaGTGGTTGTCATTCTTTGCTGTTCATCAAAAAGCTGACTAtactgtatgggttttgctcatttttgaaggttgaaaagtgaccaatagttgttaatttctgtgtcatttgatctcttgtgtaGAATTGTCTCAcgggcaattacaccacatcttcttatttctatatataacaACATGAAAGCTTCCTACTTTAAAATAGATTTTCAtggggttttttttatacattcatTATATACTGAAACAATTTTTGACATGTCTGAGACTTGcatgaatttttaaatttcatgtacatttttttgtacatttaatttACCTCATGTCAGCGATTTTGaatcaaaaatgtatatacatgtagcgATCACCTCTGATTACAtggattatttttctatatttttaaaaaggaTTTTAGAAAATCATAATTCATAGCATAAAAATGCAGGAAATTTAAATAAGATCTGGGGAACTTATcaatccttaaaataaactaattCTTAAAGGTAACCTAGTACATGaccaattcaacactgttattaaaaaatctttgaatattgtttcattggtataaatattgattcagATCTGTTCAGGTTGTTATCAGCAAATTAAAACcagatacatgtacttttaaaatatattgcgtacatatatatataatatacaatgtatataataacatttccatgccttatatatcatgtactgtagtatgacgctagattaaaactgatgtggaaaggtaacacccggccaccgaaagcttaatttttatgaagcccaggtggttgtgtggtctagcaggacggctacagtgtaggcgatttggtgtcacgatatctcagtagcatgggtttgaatcccggcgagggaagaacaaaatatttatagtataactaatcgccgtatttgaatatcaaaaaataaaacaacgtgTGACCGAaggacgcatggattaaacgagtgcgcagcttTAAAGAGAagcaagttgtcttattttttatattcaaatacggcgattagttatactttttattacattgtcaaatggctttttttatgaaattaatgtagaaaatgtaagggactatatgtttttcctacgcatttacaatttgttttgatccaacGTTATCGatgtcttgacaacgcctattgttgtatgacgtcagagagtgaaataaccacgtttatttcacatgtgaaattatcggtttttatttaacttggaaatcaatgtaatttattgcaaccaatgtaataaatatatatatataaaacttgtctaaacatcaactcaacaatgttagatctgtaaatttgcttttgcaaattttttattcttccctcgccgggattcaaacccatgctactgagatatatcgtgacaccaaattgcctgcactgtaAGCGACgcactagaccacacgaccacctgggcttcaaaaTGAAGCTTTTGCTGGCAAGtattacctttccacgtcagtttgaAATGTATATGTACTTTCACAGTACTATTTGAATCATGATTGTCATATCTGTTTTTCGGTAAATTgtcttattacaaaaaaaaagttagttgtctcaattgaattgtttcatatcatTATTCATTTCTTGGCATTTTATAGTTGACTGTTGGTATTggtttcctcattgttgaaggctgtacattgtaCGGTTGTCTATATTAAATCCAAGtacaatttaatttcatttgaactGTGTGGATAGTTGCATTGACAATCATaatttataccacatctcctataacatgtataataataatatatatacagttttTTAGAATCATCATGCAAAATGTAAAGGTACATTCTATAAGCAGATAAGAAATAATTctacatttaaattttcaattgtttgttcatcatgttcatatacaaaaataaaataaatatatacatttgacatgtttgaacTTGTCATTTTTTGTAAGttagtatttacaaaaaaatgtttatatgtacatgtatggtgTGTATATGATGTGTTtacattataaacatgataaatgcacacaaaatatcaaaatttgaaatacCTCACAGTCATATTACTTATAATTtgctttagacatgttagaatcaaatgttaacatggttaagacaATGTAagatcaaaatacaaaaaaaaaaatacatgaagtTTATCATGTTTTATGCAGATGAAGTCCTATTTTACAGTCAGTGACAGTAGAAGATGGAAATGAAAAAGAACAAGTTCAATATTGTACATGTGCAtctaattgttaactttttaatttttaacttctTCAAGTTCGAAttcatttttacagaaatttctttattcctttggtctcttgtaaatTAGGGAGGAGcataataaccatgataacagtttCACTTTAATTAttctttgaaatgaaaaaaactttACTTGATGATAGAGTTTCTCTGTTTACGTTGTAAATGATCCCTTACAACAAGCATGACCAACATCGGAAGCAATTCTgtatttcggtttctttttcaACAGATTCTGAAACTATGCTTGAATTCAACAAATAATCCATACCGAGTGGACTTCATTCCCTTTGACAGGTCACACCTGCCTCATACTTGTTTCATATTGGTTTAGAATGTGTACATGTacaccgtgtatcatcgtacagcggatataggtactaaccaagcgggcgtgagcgattttgatcttacacggtaacgaaaatctttgttttgttcacataatatcaatgtgtacttcaatctaaacataattgctaTTTtcagaaatgatttggtcgtaggttgatggttagagatgtctcattattttcccaaaacaagagggattacttaaacattgtaaaagcatgtgcaaatacttgtcaaagaagttggtcCTCGTCTCttccgatataattctatattcattgcaactctttttctgatagaaggtcaatatgtgtgtgtaataagtattgctgtttcaataattggcattgaaatctttcatacatatgttatttttcgatattttatccctaaaaaagtgttgtgtacggtgtttagctaaccacataaatccttatgtacggtgcatagttatgttgttgtacaccgtacacaaaaacattatttttatactcgtttattacccaaaatgtttcaaggaatgagtaatcacagataggtttatgattggtgactattacttttgccctgtattaggtttctttcagataaaacatgtaaatgtctcaacaactgtatcgaaattgaaagaTGGTGTTGActttcacaactatttgcgcttgtacaagttaattgttcttattagaatatcaaacttgttttatgaataggaaaaaatcgatgcaaaaattatttgggagcaggaatttcaaatgttgagaaatgtacattgaatattgatcaagcaaaacaaagattttcgttaccgtgtaaggtcaaactcgatcatgcccgcttgcttagtacctatatccggtgtactgatgatacacagtgatgtacaaatgtacatgtacttcacTTGAAAATGTACTCCCCACCTTTCAGTTTCAAAgactttatatattataaatgtcaGGTAAGTAAAAAACAAACACTGTAATACTATGAAAAGCTATGCATAGTTTCTCAAGCTATGTCATCATTTCTTAACTTTATTCAGTAGTTCAAGTTTCATTCTTTCGAGGAAAACTCTCAACGATAGAGCAAATAATGAAAAGTTTCGTCTGTACCATTCTCCGTTGTACTTTACATTCTTACGAAAGTTTTCATTTAGAAATTGTCGGTAAAACATAGACATCTCCTCTGGTGTTAACTTTGACGGCACATCTTTATCTGTTATGTCGGACTCTACTTTTTTCTCAGCAAGTTTTGTTTTCACAAACAATTCTTTTTCACGAAAGAAATCGTCATTATGTTTTGTCCAAAATTTGTTGTTAAAGTAAAGAGTATCTTGTCGTAACATTCGGAACTTTTTCTGTAATGGTGTTTCACTTTCTGGTATGTGAAATTGTATCTGTCTCATGTTTGAATCTTTCTCAGGCGGTCCTACCCAGTCTCGTTCTAGCTTTTCAGGTggttttgatttgaatttttgtttatcCTTTCTTACGTTTGACATAGAAATATACCTGCTGTAACAGTAACTTTGCCATGATCTGAAGTTTTTCGCTAGATTATtcatatatattctattttgcAGTTATTTTATAACCTGCTCACGTTTTGaacctgatttttttaatttaccggaaGTTTACAAAGCGACTGTAATCATCCGTTCACTGACGGATAGGAATGCGATTCCGGATATATATAGGACATAACGAAGATTATTTGCCAGGCGTACACATCTCTATTTGAACagacgaaaaaaatattcatttttttccattacaATTAAGGGTAAAAAAAGGGGGTAATAGCAGATTCTTGTCACATGCAGGGACTCGGaaagcagattaaaattttgttaatcaatgttttttatattttttttagtatttcttgTATAAAATTTTGTGTTACTTTATTAACGTTTTTGACTAAGACAtcgatatttctttgttttctaacaatgtgcagtttactatccatatccgtatactgaaaaaCCCTTGTCTCATACTCTTTAAAACCGAGGCTACCTGGGGAGGCCTGCACTGATTGTACTACATGAAACTACCTAGGAAACGACTCAGTATCAttggttgaaaataaataacctgactttaatacaatataatagcctgtcttcatatcaaattgttttcacagcgagtgtcttgcaagaagcaagttaaTTCTGTTCTTTCTTAGACATAGCCCCTGTTTTTTTAGGGATccatgtttcttatttatttttagttttcagtGTTATTTGTCTTATTGTTTGACGTTTTGTGCTTTATCTGTTTCcaggtttgtcttttgttcattttccCCTCTGTATTCTCTTAGTCTTGCATTCCTTTTgttatttagtaattttgttttaaacttgatcatgggttttattttatttgagaatttttagcttattttaa contains:
- the LOC139484451 gene encoding cytochrome c oxidase assembly factor 8-like gives rise to the protein MSNVRKDKQKFKSKPPEKLERDWVGPPEKDSNMRQIQFHIPESETPLQKKFRMLRQDTLYFNNKFWTKHNDDFFREKELFVKTKLAEKKVESDITDKDVPSKLTPEEMSMFYRQFLNENFRKNVKYNGEWYRRNFSLFALSLRVFLERMKLELLNKVKK